One segment of Oscillatoria sp. FACHB-1407 DNA contains the following:
- a CDS encoding GAF domain-containing sensor histidine kinase, whose translation MISRPNYPTSWQTLSVAENHSVTPLHRPCVKPSSPQTTAETFQSFYQSCLEQLQASQNAHQGLLKLTHALGDFFQSQCWIGTLDQQGNIPQSTYWDSHSSTTWIYQPTDLSILSRHTATLSGDRLLEPIATPDLHISHPEVALELSEKQVNASLSRTNIRAVLTIHTNFQGNINGIIALTRSQPHSWTESDMQSLKTLSTCVAISISQMQLEQHTQQQIHYQTLLDQLAIASRSACNLDQIFQLALKGTVDVMQVTRGFVLLLKYNEPLLKNRSSEWSKAKSPTARLTVESQYPLTCELSNQTLRGIIPPERELSRPTAETIAIKDASMGTWLKASFQVLEEEINQCIVINGSSSMVLPTLHPATMSEAVPPASTSFQGSSSGLAAILNPELMPSLLLMPLESQGVILGCLILQHEHLRVWNPQEIGFVKLVAAQVSTAMIQTQTLRQVQSLVDERTAQLRKSLDVQAKLYEKTRQQVDQLRRLNQIMEEFVSTISHELRTPLTSMTLAIRMLRQAGLSPEQRAKYLDILEQQCLQETNLINDLLALQKIEAGSTASQFQLIDIRYLIQGVTQSFEELWAKKQLKLDVEMPDYPLKLWTDSDSLHRILSELLTNAGKYGEVGSQVRLSVTHSIEQQVSQLQFSLSNVGAGITPEEMPYIFDKFRRGRGVTQQAVPGTGLGLALVKGLVEHLSGAIAISSHPLGHNELWETCLTMTLPQLPDSPLT comes from the coding sequence TGGCAGACGCTCTCCGTTGCAGAAAACCATTCTGTCACACCCCTGCACCGGCCATGCGTCAAACCCTCTTCCCCTCAGACGACGGCAGAAACATTTCAATCCTTCTATCAATCCTGCCTTGAACAACTACAAGCCAGTCAAAATGCCCATCAAGGGCTCCTCAAGCTAACTCATGCATTAGGAGACTTTTTCCAGTCTCAGTGTTGGATAGGGACGCTGGATCAACAGGGCAACATCCCTCAAAGCACCTATTGGGATTCCCATAGCAGCACAACATGGATTTATCAGCCCACAGATTTATCCATCCTGTCGCGCCATACGGCAACTTTATCGGGTGACAGACTGTTAGAACCGATCGCCACGCCTGATCTCCACATCAGCCATCCTGAAGTCGCCTTGGAGTTGTCTGAAAAGCAGGTAAATGCTTCACTCAGTCGGACAAACATTCGGGCTGTCTTGACAATTCACACGAATTTTCAAGGCAATATCAACGGGATCATTGCACTTACGCGATCGCAACCTCATTCGTGGACGGAGTCAGATATGCAGTCTCTGAAAACCCTGTCAACTTGCGTAGCAATCTCTATCTCCCAGATGCAGCTAGAGCAGCACACTCAACAACAGATTCACTATCAAACCTTGCTGGATCAGTTGGCGATCGCCAGCCGCAGTGCTTGTAATCTGGATCAAATCTTTCAACTGGCACTGAAAGGGACTGTCGATGTCATGCAAGTGACGCGAGGGTTTGTGCTGCTGCTTAAATACAATGAGCCGTTACTGAAAAATCGCTCCTCAGAATGGTCAAAAGCCAAGTCTCCCACGGCCAGACTGACGGTTGAATCTCAATATCCGCTCACCTGTGAGTTGTCCAACCAGACCTTGAGAGGGATAATTCCTCCAGAGAGAGAACTATCTCGCCCCACTGCTGAAACCATAGCCATTAAGGATGCCTCAATGGGCACCTGGCTCAAGGCATCTTTTCAGGTGCTTGAGGAAGAAATTAACCAGTGTATCGTGATCAACGGCTCTAGCTCGATGGTGCTGCCAACCTTACATCCCGCTACCATGTCTGAGGCTGTCCCACCTGCTAGTACTTCGTTTCAGGGATCTAGCTCTGGGCTGGCTGCCATCCTTAATCCTGAGCTGATGCCTTCCCTCCTGCTCATGCCACTGGAGAGCCAGGGTGTCATTTTAGGATGCCTGATTCTGCAACATGAGCATCTGCGGGTCTGGAACCCCCAAGAAATTGGATTTGTCAAGTTGGTAGCGGCTCAGGTCAGCACTGCCATGATTCAAACCCAGACTCTGCGTCAGGTGCAGTCGCTCGTGGACGAACGGACGGCTCAACTGCGCAAGAGTCTAGACGTACAAGCAAAGCTGTATGAGAAGACTCGGCAACAGGTCGATCAATTGCGGCGACTCAATCAGATCATGGAGGAGTTTGTCAGCACTATCAGCCATGAACTGAGAACCCCCCTAACTAGCATGACACTGGCGATCCGGATGTTGCGGCAAGCTGGTTTATCACCCGAACAACGAGCGAAATATCTCGATATTCTGGAGCAGCAATGCCTCCAGGAAACGAATCTGATTAATGACCTGTTAGCTTTACAAAAAATAGAAGCTGGCTCTACCGCATCTCAATTTCAACTGATTGACATTCGATATCTCATTCAAGGTGTCACTCAATCTTTTGAGGAGTTATGGGCTAAAAAGCAACTCAAGTTAGACGTTGAGATGCCTGACTATCCACTCAAACTTTGGACTGACTCCGATAGCCTCCATCGAATTCTGTCTGAATTGTTGACTAACGCTGGCAAATATGGGGAGGTGGGGAGCCAGGTCCGGCTCAGCGTCACCCATAGCATTGAGCAACAGGTGAGCCAACTCCAATTCTCACTTTCTAACGTTGGAGCGGGGATCACCCCTGAAGAAATGCCCTATATTTTTGATAAGTTTCGTCGGGGCAGGGGCGTGACTCAACAGGCAGTACCAGGGACCGGATTGGGATTGGCACTTGTCAAAGGACTGGTTGAACATTTAAGTGGGGCGATCGCTATTTCGAGTCACCCCTTGGGGCACAATGAATTATGGGAGACTTGTTTGACCATGACGTTGCCCCAATTGCCAGATTCACCCTTGACTTAA